In Brevinematia bacterium, the following are encoded in one genomic region:
- a CDS encoding mechanosensitive ion channel family protein: MPRLFARGEETTHRIVSSIVAWCFVLVYFVYVNFLTVLILEPSQKTAEVISKVFISLYVLVGAVIMTKFVSSLILPYISERIRKMSGHGEVSFSVSIFSNTIGVILVTIGVGIILAVWNISLLPLLTTLGIGGLAIAIALQDTLANFFAGVQVLLVHQIRVGDYIKLENGEEGVVVDINWRNTTIRDLFNNLVIVPNSKLISGITKNYHLPDQEMSVVVAVEVSIENDLKFVEEITLDVAKEVQSSVEGAVKTWEPLIRYQSFTDYSIKFNVILRVVEYTYQFPVRHEFLKRLHSRFKQENVKLSIPLVNIKNMG; the protein is encoded by the coding sequence TTGCCAAGGCTTTTTGCAAGAGGTGAGGAAACTACTCATAGGATAGTCTCTTCTATAGTAGCATGGTGTTTTGTTCTTGTATACTTTGTGTATGTAAACTTTCTGACGGTATTGATTTTGGAGCCTTCTCAGAAAACAGCAGAGGTTATCTCTAAGGTGTTTATATCTCTTTATGTTCTAGTTGGGGCTGTAATAATGACTAAGTTTGTCAGTAGTTTGATCTTACCTTATATTTCCGAAAGGATAAGGAAGATGTCTGGACATGGAGAGGTTTCATTCTCTGTGAGCATATTTTCAAACACGATAGGGGTTATTTTAGTTACGATAGGAGTAGGAATAATTCTTGCGGTTTGGAATATCTCTCTTTTACCACTTTTGACGACTCTGGGAATAGGTGGTCTTGCGATAGCTATAGCTTTGCAAGATACTCTAGCTAATTTTTTTGCAGGTGTTCAGGTGTTACTTGTCCATCAAATCAGGGTTGGTGATTATATAAAGCTTGAAAATGGTGAGGAAGGAGTTGTGGTGGATATAAATTGGAGAAATACGACGATAAGGGATTTGTTTAACAATTTAGTCATTGTGCCAAACTCAAAATTGATAAGTGGTATTACTAAAAACTACCATCTTCCTGATCAAGAGATGTCAGTTGTTGTTGCTGTTGAGGTATCAATTGAAAATGATCTGAAGTTTGTTGAAGAAATTACTCTAGATGTTGCTAAAGAGGTTCAAAGTAGTGTAGAGGGAGCTGTCAAAACTTGGGAGCCACTTATCAGGTATCAGTCCTTTACGGATTATTCTATTAAGTTTAATGTTATACTCAGGGTTGTTGAGTATACATACCAGTTTCCAGTTAGACACGAGTTTCTAAAGAGGCTACATTCTAGGTTCAAGCAAGAAAACGTAAAACTCTCTATTCCTCTTGTCAACATCAAAAATATGGGATAA